The Lolium perenne isolate Kyuss_39 chromosome 6, Kyuss_2.0, whole genome shotgun sequence genome segment ACGCGGGCGCAGCCGATGTCCGTCGACTTGCGCCACACCACCTGCGTGTAGTGCCCGCACGGCTCCGTCAAGCAGGTGTTGCTGCCGTGGTCGTAGCCCGCCTTCTCCGACACCCACGAGTTCACGGCGTCCGCTGCCGTCCAGCTGGCCCCGCCGCCGGCTCCTCCGTAGAGGTTCTCGCCGTACGGACGGCCCGCCGGAGAATGCTCGAGCATGCAGTCGCTGCGGTGCGTATCCGCGTAGTCCTGCGCCCATGCCGCCACGGTGCTGTTCCAGATCACTGCTTCGACGCCCACGTCGGTGCGCGCCGCGTTGTGGAGGTCCACGAAGTCCTGCGCCGAGTTTTGGGCAGTGACGACGGCGGCCGCCATCGCGGACGCCAGAACGAAGAGCAGTGCAAGCTTCGGCGAGTACTCCATGGCTAATGGTAATGCTTTACAAAATGGATCACAAGTTGTATCTGTAACTGTAATGATGAGCTTTGCTACCACGGTGATTGCGTATTTATAGCGCATAAGCTCGATGATATGCCTTTTCTAAGCACAGCTTGGGGAATCACCATTGTCCGGTGTCAATTAACTTGGTCTCTCAGACCAATCAACGTTCTCAAACGTCCGGAAATAAGACCTGCAGTTTCCTTAGAAAGCTACGGCAGAGCAAAAATTCATAAATCTTCTatctactacctccgtcccaaggaataaggcgcacacgtGTTCCAAGACGAACAttgaccataaaaattaagcaataaaatcttgattatattatatgtaattagtatcgctgGATTCGTATTAAAAAAGCACTTTCTAAttatgctaatttcatacaaacaatctttatatatttgaagcaaatcttggtcaaacaaaaattaCGTAAAACAAGGGCGtcttattccttgaatcggaggtagtattTACTATTATACTGCACGGAGGTTTAAAATAGAAGCATCGCGTCAATCCATATCATCAAAATTATTTTAACTAGTAGATCTATAATTTATGGATAGGACTTAACAAGAGGTTAAAAGTCACGTACCTAACTGTGTAACAATGTTTGACATGTTCAATAAGAAGCACATGTatcaaaaaaggaagaaaaaccaAGTGCCATGTAATACTCGAAAACGAGTCCTGAAAAAAATTGATGAGCTTGACAAGACATATATCTCTAGGactctctatccaataaaaacagaaaattatATCCAAATCAACTTGGTCTCTCAGACCAATCAACATTCTCAAACGTTCGGAAATCAGACGTGCAATTTCCTTAGAAAGCTACAGCAGAGCTGAAGTTCATAAAAATTCTATCTATTTCATATACAAAAACACTATACGGAGGTCTAAAATAGAGAAACCACATTAATCTACCTCATCAAAATTATTTTATTAACTATCAAATCTATAATTTATAGATAGGATTTAAAATAAAAAGAGTCTAATAGAAACATACGTGACAATACGGAGGTCTGAAATTGAGACACCACATTCATCCATATCATCAGAATTATTTTAAGTGATAGATTTATAATTTATGCATAGTATTTAATGAGAGACTAATAATTACGTATGTAACCGTGTAATAATGTTTGACACGTTCAATGAGAAGCACATGTATCAGAAAAGGAAGAGCAATCACGTGCCATGTAAGACGTGAAAAGGAAGAAGTTCACAAAACGTTGATGAGCTTGACTAGACATATATCCCTaggactctatccaataaaaacagaaaattatATTCATTATATATTAATTATTTTATTAATACTCCCTTCGTTCCGATATTTAAGGCGTAACTATTCTCAAACTTTCCACACAAAACTAGGCGCTAGTAATTTCATGTGGAAGTTACTCGCTACTCTCCCGAAACTGACCTTCCATTCCCGTTTTGCTTCCACGTCTCTCTGCGCCTGGCATGGAGCTAGGCCGCCACATTGTCAACTATTCCCTTCGAAGGAAGCCGGGTGTGTGGCTAGGATGTCGAGCAGGTGGCATCACCACTTCATAGGCATTATAATCCAGATCGAGGAAAGTCCACTTCGCTCGCTCGCCCCTCCGCGGGCGACGGGTGAAACCTTAGAAAGCTATGGCAGAGCAAAAGTTCATAAATCTTCATTCTATTTACTATTATATACTAAAGACACTGCATGGAGATTTAAAATAGAAGCATCACATCAATCCATATCATCAAAATTATTGTAACTATTAGATCTATAATTTATGGATAGAACTTAACAAAAGGCTAAAAGTCACGTACGTAACTGTGTAACAATGTTTGACACGTTCAATAAGAAGCACATGTatcaaaaaaaggaagaaaaaccaAGTGTCATGTAATACTCGAAAAAGGAGTCCTGAAAAAAATTGATGAGCTTGACAAGACATATATCTCTAGAactctctatccaataaaaacagaaaattatATTTATTATATATTAGTTATTTtatttaatactccctccgttctggtATTTAAGGCGTTCAGGTGGGAGTTACTCGCTACTCTCCCGAAACTGACCTTTCGTTCCCATTTTGCTTTCCACGTCTATGCGCCTGGCATGGAGCTAGGCCGCCACATTGTCGACTATTCCCTTCGAAGGAAGCCGGGTGTGTGGCTAGGATGTCGAGCAGGTGGCATCACCACTTCATAGGCATTATAATCCATATCGAGGAAAGTCCACTTCGCTCGCTCGCCCCCCGAGGGCGACGGGCGAAACCTTAGAAAGCTATGGCAAAGCAAAAGTTCACAAATCTTCTATCAATTTACTATTATATATTGAAGACACTGCACGGAGGTTTAAAATAGAAGCATCGCGTCAATCCATATCATTAAAATTATTTTAACTATTAGATCTATAATTTATGGATATGACTTAACAAGAGGCTAAAAGTCATGTACGTAACTGTGTAACAATGTTTGACACGTTCAATAAGAAGCACATGTataaaaaaaggaagaaaaccaAGTGCCATGTAATACTCGAAAAAGGAGTCGTGGAAAAAATTGATGAGCTTGACAAGAAATATGTCTCTAGGactctctatccaataaaaacagaaaattatATTCATTATATATTAATTATTTTATTTAATACTCCATCCGTTCCGATATTTAAGGCGTAACTATTCTCAAACTTTCGCTACTCCCCCGTTCCCGTTTTGCTTTCCACGTCTCTGCGCCTTGCATTGAGCTAGGCAGCCACATTGTCGACTATTCCTTTCGAAGGAAGCCGGGTGTGTGTGGCTAGGATATCGAGCAGGTCGCATCAGCACTTCATGGGCATTATAATCCAGATCGAGGAAAGTCCACTTTGCTCGCTCGCCCCCCTCCCCCGCGGGCGACGGGCGAAAACCTAGTTGCGCCCCCTCTCAGCTCCCTCTGCCGTCGGGTTGTCcgtgcggtgccggcggcggcggggccgcCTCTACCCGTTGCGCGGAGGGGGCTCGGACGGCTCGTCGATGGGGCGGTGCGATTCGGCCGCCGGCGGTCGACCTGGCGGCGTGGTTTCCGTAGGTCGACTAGGAGTTGGCGCGGCTGGCTGGGCGGCTGGCGGCGCTCGCTCTGCCCAGATCTATGCATATCTGGGCCCGATCTTGGTTTGGGGCGGGCCTTTGGCCCCTAGCTCGACGTTCAGTCCCCTGGTAGCAGGAAGGTGGGGTGGCAGTGGTTGGCGACGGCGGCGCACAACTGGCCAGTTGCAGCGTGGAGGCGAGCACTTTGTCGAGCCAGTCCGGGTCTGGTTTTTTCTTGCTGCTACGTCTGGTCGATTACCGCCAGATAGGGCGGTGGATGTTGTTCCCTCCCGCGTGGTTGTGCTGCTGCTATCCCCGACCTTGCGCTCGCCTTGTCTGCTTCTAGGCATCGCGTTGGTGACCTTTGAGCGACGGCAAGGAGACCGTGGTGTTGTACGCTGGTGGATGACAGGTTGGGTGGAGCAGTTCAGATTGTTCGGGGTGGTGGCGGTGTGGGTCGGGAGAAATCCCCGCCGGCTTGTCCGACACCGACGCAGCGACGCCTTTGGCTGTCGCCATTCCTTCCTGAAGGGTGTCGCGTGTACCTCTCCCCCATCACCTCcgcgtaccgggggaaaccctaggtcgggCAACAGTGGCGTCGTCGTCGTtttccttgttgaaggtgttgcttggtatGCGGCGATTTGGATTGCGAGGTGCGTGGTGGTACATTTCCagagggcgcagcggttgcgagtTGTTTTTGTGTTCGTCGCTCAACCGTAGCCGACATTtgtttctcttttctttctttgtgtTTTTTTTGTTTGGTCTTCGTTGTGCTACGGTCCCAGCAAGTTTGTTGTATctcggttgctatattaatatagcggggcgaaaaccTATTTCGAGGAGGAGGCATTATAATCCACATCATCAAAACTATTGTAACGTTAGATCTATAATTTATGGATATGATTTAACGAGAGACTAATAATTAACTTATGAATATGATTTAAGGAGAGACTAATATTTAACTGTGTAATAATGTTTGACACGTTCAATAAGACAATAAGAAGCATATGTATCAAAAAAGGAAGAGAAATCGTGTGCCATGTAAGACGTGAAAATTAAAGAAGTCCTGAAAAAATTGATGAGCTTGACAATGTAAATTTCTAGGACTCGAGCTTTGTCCAATAAAATCAAATAAAAAGTTATTTATTAGATATTAATTATTTTATTTAATACTTCCTCCATTCCGATATTTAAGGCGTGAATTTCTAAAATAAAGAAACCACTTTAATTCACATCAACAAAATTATTTTAACCGTTAGATCTATAATTTATGGATATGATTTATTGGGAGACTAATTGTCACGTAATTAAGGACGTAAGTAACTGTGTAACCATGTTTAACACGTTCAATAAGAAGCATATGTATAAAAAAAGGAAGATAAATCTAGCTCaatgaaaaaaacaaagaaaattcaTGCTAATAAAAACGTGAAGTGTCCTGAAATatttttgatgagcatgacaagAGGTATATCTCTAGAATTGTAGCTCTGTCCAATAAAAACAAAGAAACTTGAATTTATTAGATAAGTTATTTTAGTAGTATGTTGTAATTCCATACAATTAATATCTCTGAAAccataaattaattgcatagacTTGTTCGATATGATGAAGATGAAATGTGAGGGCTAGTTTGCAGCGTGACGTCAGCGGCATGTACCGGTCGGTCGCCAATATGTCGTCATCGCCCATGGGTTTTCACGGATATTGGTGGCGTTTGCTCACCCACACCACCAGTTTTCTCAATACGTTGGTATTGTACTATTATCTCCCCTCTCTTGCTCGCAGTGTAGAGAAATGTCTTAGTCTCGTTCATAGGAGGTCCTGTGCATGGgttcaatttcttttttcttttcttttggcatACAATCTGATTTATATTTCTAACCGTGATGAAACGGATAGAGTTTGTAACACCAATCTCGAAACAACAGGTTAAGTGAAATCCATAGTACAAATATGCACGGGACATAACAAGCCTGGAACTTTTGCTAATGTCACTGAGCTCCTTTGTGCCACACACGCTGATCGGATGTTTTCCAGACCCATTACTAGTAGTATATACAGTTGGTAGTACCATAATTTGCATTTCATTTATAGTTTAGTAACCACAACTTGCAAAACGTGAAGTTATGATATCGCAACTTGTATTGAGCTACAAAATTAATCTAGAGCTAACAAGTGTGTTGTAATTTTTGTAAAGATAACCCTGTATATTTCTCAGTAATGCGGTATAGCTTGACGAATGTGTCGACCAAGTGGCGAGCGGCACCGAAGTCAAGCACGTGCACGGCAGACGAGGTCGGAGCGCATGAAGATGTCAACCAGGGCGGCCTGCTCCTGCTGCAACGAGATAATATCTAGTGCTACAGCCCACTTGGCTCCTACCAGATTCGAGGGACATGGACCGTTCGATCCAACTGGATGGAAGGGATCTCAGCGGGTTGGTTTCTAGTGTAATATTAGCATTCTACTCCCTGCGTTGAAATTTCCCATGTTAAGTACAGCATGAGGGAGGAAAAATTCATGGCGCTCAGCTCTTAAACTCTCACCAGATCTCTTCTCCAAGGCGCAAAAATCTATCAAATCTTTGTCTCATAGTACAGCGATCCGGATGAAGGACAAAGCGTCACCGCATGCCCACCATCTCCCCTAGCAAGCTTCGTGTGTGCTTCTATAGTCTCTACCGACCTTTTTAATTCTgatgaatatataagcaaatatacatataaaataatccgtacaagtaattaataaatcatgactatgaaaataacaaataaactaatcgtgcagactagtaaagtagatgaacagatcacatctaaataagacaaaccgatcgcatctaccacaaAAATTAGAAGAAtaaactctaacagaaactgaaagagaaacgacaagatcacatacttcacagcagcgtcgttgtcgcccatattgaggttgccgaagaagtcgctaaggtccgggaagaagttgtcggtgtggaggaactcgtcgtccgatgacgacatcgtgatgccagtagtcgcgccggagcgctccccaaaaacctgattgcccctcacccgtacaggttgacgagaggcagggttctgcaggcctactgtcccggcagtcggtgcacgccgacggacgggatgagggaGACGAAGGCGGCGGCACAATGAACTGGACACAGGTAGTCGCGTATGCGTCTAgaagtggcggctagggttgcgcagggtcttatgtagtgcggttcgggaagatCGTGGGGCGCggcccacgtccgagtcggcacagccacgatccagaagaaccggaaggcaaaacggctgagtaacgcgtccgttaatgactcaaaattAATGCGAAATAATTTCCCAAACGGGAAATCAAAAGATAGGCTCTCGGCTCGGCTCGGCTCAATCAACCCACGGCGCGTCGTGACgaacgagcgagcgagcgaggaggaggaggaggaggagtgcgcgagggctctcttgTTCTCACTCACATAAAAGTGCTAGATCAGCCCACCTTAtaaaccactccaactctctcccaactagcaatatgagactaaactttagcccccactagtgttgccactgatttttggaatGGGTCATGTGAGTTttagaatttgataatgggccatgggccaaaggccaaatgcccaaaaattccagcaatcccccacaaactctcattggcacatttcatcaataagtttccagaacattgttttatataccggtatgtcgtggagactgttaagctgaacttccacttaaagcttcatattacactagattgcaaTTTGATAGTGGACTATGtcttgaactacaagttttctgcgcactagctttatacaaagcctagaccgatactaggctgccgcgaggcttcctcgcggtttggagcttatacgGCATACTCCAGGgtctttcatgagtttactagagagcacccaactctcatagtttgcgacgtttaacaatcagactcatataggtgtgttcttcaaaagatgttctgcaggacaacatctctgctaaaataagccacttagaacacattgagataattatcaacctgccatgcagattaggagagtattgcatcttaaAACTGCTATAGGCATATATACTCTCCTCCCAGCTGACCAATAGCTTGTCTcccagctctaattcacgggatctccgatcacatacactagtagaaaaaggggcaataggcccggtccatttgggccttcagtcccggttcccaaaccgggaccaattaggcgggactaaagggggtaccctttagtcccggttcaaagtttaaccgggcctaaaggccttgacacgtggtgcggccagggagctcgcggtggaaggcctttggtcccggttcgtggtacgaaccgggcctaggtttctctgccgcggcagagaattcctatttctctgccgcggcacaggtttaggctgtaccagcgtttctttgccgcggcagagaaacagggcgtttctctgccgcggcagagtttcagcaatgcatatatatcattcaagaaaccacaaaaaatcgtcgtgaatatatatagacatcgtcaacagtacacgacatcgtcaacagtacacgtaatgcatgcatatttacaatacaacatctcctcgacgaatatcctccgccgtcacgatctgccgatagtgctctccacttggggtaatgacctcggtaagaaagaatcccgcgatttcctcttgaattgctcgtatttgatcctccgttatgagagtgtcccgcaggcgtatcatctatatatatttaaaaaatgagatcattatatatatatatgaatagaactcaatacaatagatggtactaattaagtgaaaatttgttatcgtacacgagtatggtgtatacgggcatccccacccttgggacaggccatgtcacgaatgaaggtgcagacgtagtatccacataagttattcccgggttcctgcctcatacactttacgaaaaaatagttcgatcaaactaatatagAGTttcaatcaagcatcgtattgaaagtaaatatcatatatagagtttcacggacatagctatatatatagtactacttacagggtaatcttgaaatgtaagctccggtttccatttacccggaacagtattgatgaaccgtttccaagccctgcccggcaataatgagtaaatgagttattgattagttgatgatatcgtcgaattagaacagatgaagatgccaatacgaaattgattgaaattacctctagaggatggcagccatgtccgcccattccgcatgttctttacgtttcgagtccatgacatttacgactcctttgtgaagatcaatgattaggagaataaagtggaatctgcacaagcatagctcaatgattacgagaataaagtggaagctgcacaagcataatgtatgttatatataacactcacttgaagttgtagggaaagaatatatcctctttgtttgcttgcttcactaaaaacattaccatgttgtcctctgtgtccttggcgaagtctttaaccgtaacttcatgaactgtgtctgggtcaatgaaccccagcggtaggatcttgcctcttttgcattcgagcttcttcattctgcataattaaatgtatagcgtacacaaagaatatagtgaggataattgttagtgcaaatgaatgagcgctgagctacagacttaattacataaataaatcacttacaggcagtagcaactgatgaaggctttgtcgagggcgtcttgattgaataactgaaacagttcttctaagtcaaggtttatctcctcccgcccccggaagtaatgctcatctctaagatacaccgtgaggtagcgatcactTCTTCGATAGGCtctcaggtaccattcatgcaaccttcgcatctgagtccctagacgcgcgagctcgccaggtttgacgagatcatgtccgtatctatacttgtttacgacttcagccgttggatagtaatcttcgtactcaactgatgctccctgagctctagcctcccgttcgatcatcgatgccgtctctggatcatcataggacTGCACGACGAAGTGGGGTATGGACTGTTTGTCCTGCTGTCCAAGTTGGGCGACTTTTTtcgcttctttgctcgctctagaggactgtccaagagagcggtcataatcagctctcagctcaggtctcttcattctcgtctcggcaaagtgcttcactgtatgcggtggaatgaacatcttcttcggcgcaagaaacgccttttgctcttcagtctgctcatgtggtaacaactctggagtctgtgccctcatcggagttgatgatctcttcggagctgtagaaggtgccgcggttagcttcctcttttgcttaggtggaggcggcggagtctcctgacgacgaggaggaggaggcggcggagtattctcacgcggaggagactgctcatgcacaggggaatcatcatcgcgtataggagaatcatcacgcggaggagactgcgcaggtgacggaggaggtggcctgcttggtggcttctcacctggaaacacaatgttctgcttccgccattgcacgttggttctacgggcttctcccagttctttgatttccccatcttcacctgcagggtgctcaagcaccaacccctcatattctctcaacacttcatccaccatcacaacgacaaagtcgtcttggaccggacggcaatggtaagaccttgtaggtaagaggatgccgaccgccgccttgaaggataggttgaaaactttaacatgcagctcacaaggacggctctcagtgagatcatccatgggggggtagcgaggaggctcgaccacctgctcatcatcatcattatccacctgctgagtggaagccacgctgcttttccggtgttgttgagattgcagcgggacgatagcatcgagcaatgcaggatctacagcctgcccctgagccatctgggatgtaagtacttgggttaccatggttaattgggctttcatggtgctaaaaccctcctctaaggacgctatgcggtctgtttcccttgcctttctcctctcatggcttttatcaggaaatctctttctttccgcaggaaagccatacttccacggaacggagccttctgtgcctcgtgttcgtccgccgtgttctttgttccgaagggcgcgtgtcagctcatcgttctctctgtcgggctggaacctcccctcctccacgtccctatgtgcttgttccagggcttcaatgggaaccttcagatgagctttcttatagatgcacttccctgtttctggatgcaacgttcccccaatcccgtagaaccactccttgcaccgttcgatccaaccgtgtgtccctaatctgatccctttcctggccagttccgcctcagctgcctcccacttaggacggttagccctgtatccacctggacccagaatttggtgatatagcttcaacgcagcatttgccttatttgtttccgaccttttcttaaattcttctgactccgtgttgtacttcacgaattcgtcccagtgatcttttaccttctcactgtctggagtcttgtctttcttgataaagccgcgcaatcttttcttgtggttcttgaatagttcggccatcttct includes the following:
- the LOC127305520 gene encoding pathogenesis-related protein 1 is translated as MEYSPKLALLFVLASAMAAAVVTAQNSAQDFVDLHNAARTDVGVEAVIWNSTVAAWAQDYADTHRSDCMLEHSPAGRPYGENLYGGAGGGASWTAADAVNSWVSEKAGYDHGSNTCLTEPCGHYTQVVWRKSTDIGCARVVCDSGDGVFIICSYYPPGNFNGESPY